One Thalassospira marina DNA window includes the following coding sequences:
- a CDS encoding DsbA family oxidoreductase, whose protein sequence is MTNPTKMQIDIVSDVVCPWCIIGYKHLEQALANLDGQIEAKLRWHPFELNPDMGPEGQELGEHIHEKYGLTPDQSAENRARIQTMGENAGFEIRFSSDSRIYNTFDAHRLLYWAGKKGKQTELKLALFAAYFQEAENPGDHGVLKRCCEEVGLSPEEAADILASDKFTSEVRAEEEEFKSAGITSVPTYVVNGKYAISGGHPPEVFEQALSEIARGVEEI, encoded by the coding sequence ATGACCAATCCGACCAAAATGCAGATCGACATTGTTTCAGACGTCGTCTGCCCCTGGTGCATTATCGGCTATAAACATCTGGAACAGGCGCTAGCAAATCTGGATGGCCAGATCGAGGCCAAACTGCGCTGGCACCCGTTTGAACTGAACCCCGATATGGGGCCGGAAGGACAGGAACTGGGTGAACATATCCATGAAAAATACGGCCTGACCCCGGATCAAAGCGCTGAAAACCGTGCCCGCATCCAGACCATGGGTGAAAATGCCGGTTTTGAAATCCGTTTCAGCTCGGACAGCCGGATTTACAATACTTTTGATGCCCACCGTCTGCTGTATTGGGCGGGTAAAAAGGGCAAACAGACCGAACTGAAACTGGCACTGTTTGCGGCCTATTTCCAGGAAGCGGAAAATCCCGGTGACCATGGTGTACTGAAACGCTGCTGCGAGGAAGTGGGCCTGTCCCCCGAAGAAGCCGCCGATATCCTTGCCAGCGACAAATTCACCAGCGAAGTCCGCGCCGAGGAAGAAGAGTTTAAAAGTGCCGGTATCACGTCGGTTCCGACCTATGTGGTCAATGGCAAATACGCCATTTCCGGCGGCCATCCGCCCGAGGTATTTGAACAGGCGCTTTCCGAAATCGCACGCGGCGTTGAAGAAATCTGA
- the cimA gene encoding citramalate synthase encodes MSDKRVYLYDSTLRDGQQTQGVDFSAADKTAIAKALDELSIDYIEGGWPGANPTDDAFFANPPKLKNSRLTAFGMTRRAGRSASNDPGLTTLIQNAPVVCMVGKSWDFQVTEALGIELEENLAMISESVAHVKQHSDEVLFDAEHFFDGYKANRDYALAAIQAAYDAGARWVVLCDTNGGTLPDEIFDIVSDVCARIPGGNVGIHCHNDTENAVANSLAAVRAGARQIQGTLNGLGERCGNANLISIIPTLMLKMGYDVGISEHQLTQLRRISHILDERLNREPIRQAAYVGDSAFAHKGGLHVSAVEKNPTCYEHVEPEKVGNQRHILVSDQAGRSNILARFREIGVEVDPKSEAVGKLVELVKQREFDGYAYDGAEASFELLARKAMGQLERYFRVTSFRVIDERRWVDEQDEQVITMSEATVKVVVGDEQFMSVAEGNGPVNALDAALRKVLLTVPEYREVIAPIELIDYKVRIITRGDGTRAVTRVMIESRDAEGNSWSTVGVSTNIIEASYNALRDSLTYKLFKAGIRSQHS; translated from the coding sequence ATGTCTGACAAGCGCGTCTATTTATATGACAGTACCTTGCGCGATGGGCAACAGACCCAGGGCGTTGATTTTTCAGCCGCGGACAAAACCGCGATTGCAAAGGCACTGGACGAGCTGTCGATTGACTATATTGAAGGTGGCTGGCCCGGGGCAAACCCGACCGATGATGCGTTTTTCGCCAATCCCCCCAAATTGAAAAATTCCCGCCTGACCGCCTTTGGCATGACGCGGCGTGCGGGGCGTTCGGCATCGAATGATCCGGGTTTGACCACGCTGATCCAGAATGCGCCGGTGGTGTGCATGGTGGGCAAAAGCTGGGACTTTCAGGTGACCGAGGCGCTGGGCATCGAACTTGAAGAAAATCTGGCGATGATTTCGGAATCGGTTGCACATGTAAAACAGCATAGCGACGAAGTCCTGTTTGATGCCGAGCATTTCTTTGATGGCTACAAGGCCAACCGGGATTATGCCCTTGCAGCCATTCAGGCAGCCTACGATGCCGGGGCGCGCTGGGTTGTGTTGTGCGATACCAATGGCGGCACCCTGCCTGACGAGATTTTTGACATTGTCAGCGATGTTTGCGCACGCATTCCCGGTGGCAATGTGGGCATTCACTGCCATAACGATACCGAAAATGCGGTGGCAAATTCGCTGGCGGCGGTGCGTGCCGGGGCGCGGCAAATTCAGGGCACCCTTAATGGTTTGGGCGAACGTTGCGGTAACGCCAACCTGATTTCCATCATCCCGACCCTGATGCTGAAAATGGGTTATGATGTGGGTATCAGCGAACATCAACTCACGCAGCTGCGCCGTATTTCGCATATCCTTGATGAACGCCTGAACCGCGAACCCATCCGCCAGGCGGCCTATGTGGGGGATTCCGCCTTTGCCCATAAGGGCGGTTTGCATGTGTCGGCAGTTGAAAAAAACCCGACCTGCTATGAACATGTTGAACCGGAAAAGGTTGGCAATCAGCGCCATATTCTGGTTTCCGACCAGGCGGGGCGTTCCAATATCCTCGCACGTTTCCGCGAAATCGGTGTCGAGGTTGATCCGAAATCCGAAGCCGTTGGCAAGCTGGTGGAACTGGTCAAACAGCGCGAATTTGATGGCTACGCCTATGATGGTGCCGAAGCCAGCTTTGAGCTTCTGGCACGTAAGGCCATGGGGCAGCTTGAACGTTATTTCCGGGTAACATCCTTTCGCGTGATCGACGAACGCCGCTGGGTTGACGAGCAGGATGAACAGGTCATCACCATGTCCGAGGCGACCGTGAAGGTCGTGGTCGGCGATGAACAGTTTATGTCGGTTGCCGAAGGGAACGGCCCGGTTAACGCCCTTGACGCGGCGCTGCGTAAAGTGCTGCTAACCGTACCAGAATATCGCGAGGTCATCGCCCCGATCGAACTGATAGATTATAAGGTCCGCATCATAACCCGTGGTGATGGCACCCGTGCGGTAACCCGCGTCATGATCGAAAGCCGTGATGCCGAAGGCAACAGCTGGTCCACCGTTGGCGTTTCAACCAACATCATCGAAGCGTCCTATAACGCACTGCGCGATTCCTTAACCTACAAACTGTTCAAGGCCGGGATTCGTAGTCAGCATTCGTGA
- a CDS encoding RNA methyltransferase, protein MNDTPTAARPETAGVVNPPVVILIEPQLGENIGKAARAMLNCGLVEMRLVRPRDGWPNEKAVANASGADIVIENTRIFEREEDALADLNRIYVTTARTRDAVKPVFTPRGLGPEMRANIGHGEKIGVIFGPERTGVRNEHIAMADAVVTVPLNPGFTSLNLAQAVLLIGYEWWQAGVDVPDYQMMLNDSFPATRDEIERMFVHLEDELDESGFFRVAEKRPAMMRNIRNIFNRVGMTHQEVQTIRGMVAAMRGAKHKPKSDD, encoded by the coding sequence ATGAACGATACCCCAACTGCCGCCCGCCCCGAGACAGCGGGTGTGGTTAATCCGCCGGTGGTTATTCTGATTGAACCGCAGCTTGGCGAAAATATTGGCAAGGCGGCGCGGGCCATGCTCAATTGCGGGCTGGTGGAAATGCGTCTGGTGCGCCCGCGGGATGGCTGGCCGAATGAAAAGGCCGTTGCCAATGCATCTGGTGCGGATATCGTTATTGAAAATACCCGTATCTTTGAACGTGAAGAAGATGCGCTGGCGGACCTGAACCGCATTTACGTCACCACAGCGCGGACCCGCGATGCGGTAAAGCCGGTTTTTACCCCGCGTGGCCTTGGCCCGGAAATGCGTGCCAATATCGGCCATGGTGAAAAGATCGGGGTTATTTTCGGCCCGGAACGTACCGGTGTGCGTAACGAGCATATCGCCATGGCTGATGCCGTGGTGACGGTGCCGCTTAATCCTGGTTTTACCTCGCTTAATCTGGCGCAGGCGGTTTTGCTGATCGGGTATGAATGGTGGCAGGCCGGTGTTGATGTGCCTGATTACCAGATGATGCTAAACGATTCGTTCCCCGCCACCCGTGATGAGATCGAACGGATGTTTGTGCATCTGGAAGATGAGCTTGATGAATCGGGTTTCTTCCGCGTGGCCGAAAAACGCCCGGCGATGATGCGCAATATCCGTAACATTTTTAACCGCGTGGGCATGACCCATCAGGAAGTGCAAACCATCCGCGGGATGGTTGCCGCCATGCGCGGGGCCAAACACAAACCGAAATCTGACGACTGA
- a CDS encoding fasciclin domain-containing protein, which yields MKIRSLMVIATATMALTLGACSSDMHANKDDMMKANTAMTPENHVVMVGGAPMYPSKNIIENAVNSKDHTTLVAAVKAAGLVDTLSGPGPFTVFAPTNAAFDKLPAGTVDSLLKPENKPTLTKILTYHVVPGTLTAKDLMQKAMMMGGMYEMTTVEGGTITAEMKDGALYIVDEKGNWSKVTTANVMQSNGVIHVVDTVLMPN from the coding sequence ATGAAAATCCGTTCCTTGATGGTTATCGCAACTGCGACCATGGCCCTAACCCTTGGCGCATGTTCGTCTGACATGCATGCAAACAAAGATGACATGATGAAAGCCAACACCGCCATGACCCCGGAAAATCACGTGGTGATGGTGGGTGGTGCGCCTATGTATCCGTCAAAAAACATTATTGAAAATGCCGTCAATTCCAAAGACCACACAACGCTGGTTGCCGCGGTCAAGGCTGCGGGCCTGGTTGATACCTTGTCTGGCCCCGGCCCGTTCACGGTATTTGCCCCAACCAACGCAGCCTTTGACAAACTTCCCGCAGGCACCGTTGACAGCCTGTTAAAGCCGGAAAACAAACCGACCCTGACCAAAATCCTGACCTATCACGTGGTTCCGGGCACACTCACCGCCAAAGACCTGATGCAAAAAGCCATGATGATGGGCGGCATGTATGAAATGACCACCGTTGAAGGCGGCACCATTACCGCCGAAATGAAAGACGGTGCCCTTTATATCGTTGATGAAAAAGGCAACTGGTCAAAAGTCACCACGGCCAATGTCATGCAGTCGAATGGCGTGATCCATGTTGTCGATACCGTCCTGATGCCCAACTGA
- the rpsD gene encoding 30S ribosomal protein S4: MSKRIAAKHKIDRRLGVNLWGRSKSPLNKREYAPGMHGATRRKKPTDYGTQLFAKQQLKGYYGNISEKQFLRYYKEASRRPGDTSETLVGILETRLDAVVYRMKFVPTVFASRQFVNHGHILVNGKKVTIPSYLVKEGDVVEVKSASREVPMVLEAANLAERDIPEYLDVDAKAFKGTFVRVPKFSEIPYPVQMQPNLVVEFYSR; the protein is encoded by the coding sequence ATGTCGAAACGTATTGCTGCCAAGCATAAAATTGACCGCCGCCTTGGTGTAAACCTTTGGGGCCGTTCCAAATCGCCGCTGAACAAGCGCGAATATGCACCGGGCATGCACGGCGCGACCCGCCGTAAAAAACCGACCGATTATGGTACCCAGCTTTTCGCCAAACAGCAGCTCAAGGGCTACTATGGCAACATCTCCGAAAAGCAGTTCCTGCGTTACTACAAAGAAGCATCGCGTCGCCCGGGTGACACCTCGGAAACCCTGGTTGGTATCCTGGAAACCCGTCTGGACGCCGTTGTTTACCGTATGAAATTCGTCCCGACCGTTTTCGCATCGCGTCAGTTCGTTAACCACGGCCACATCCTCGTGAACGGCAAGAAGGTCACCATTCCTTCTTACCTCGTCAAAGAAGGTGATGTTGTCGAAGTTAAATCTGCTTCGCGCGAAGTTCCGATGGTTCTCGAAGCTGCTAACCTGGCAGAACGTGATATCCCCGAATATCTCGACGTTGACGCGAAGGCCTTCAAAGGCACCTTCGTTCGCGTCCCGAAATTCTCGGAAATCCCGTACCCGGTTCAGATGCAGCCGAACCTGGTCGTCGAATTCTATTCGCGTTAA
- a CDS encoding PACE efflux transporter — protein sequence MRTTLDRIRHAVSFEIIGLLIVIPLGGWVFDFGMNEIGVVAIVSATIAMLWNYVFNLVFDHITRALCGHTGKSLVLRVFHAIAFEAGLLTVLMPFIAWYLDVSLWRAFTMDVSFSAFYLVFAFAFNWAYDVIFPIPANRPKDSYAS from the coding sequence ATGCGCACGACACTGGATCGTATCCGCCACGCTGTTTCATTTGAAATTATCGGTTTGCTGATTGTCATCCCCCTGGGCGGATGGGTGTTTGATTTTGGCATGAATGAGATTGGCGTGGTCGCCATTGTCAGTGCCACCATCGCCATGCTGTGGAACTATGTGTTCAACCTGGTGTTTGACCACATCACGCGCGCCCTTTGCGGCCATACCGGCAAATCGCTGGTTCTGCGCGTGTTTCATGCCATCGCCTTTGAGGCCGGTTTGCTAACGGTGCTGATGCCCTTTATTGCCTGGTATCTTGACGTCAGCCTGTGGCGGGCCTTTACGATGGATGTGTCGTTTTCGGCCTTCTATCTGGTTTTCGCCTTTGCCTTTAACTGGGCCTATGACGTGATCTTTCCCATACCCGCAAACCGCCCGAAAGATAGTTATGCGTCGTAA
- the grxD gene encoding Grx4 family monothiol glutaredoxin: MSENPVFDRIQKDIDENDVVLFMKGTSMFPQCGFSAAVVQVLAELGVPFKDVNVLVDPAIRQGIKDFSNWPTIPQLYVKGEFVGGCDIVREMFASGELGQHMRDKGVAAAA; this comes from the coding sequence ATGTCCGAAAATCCGGTTTTTGACCGCATCCAGAAGGATATCGACGAAAACGACGTTGTCCTGTTCATGAAAGGCACGTCCATGTTCCCGCAGTGCGGTTTTTCCGCTGCCGTGGTTCAGGTTCTGGCCGAACTTGGTGTTCCCTTCAAGGACGTCAATGTTCTGGTTGACCCGGCCATCCGTCAGGGCATCAAGGATTTTTCGAACTGGCCGACCATTCCGCAGCTTTACGTCAAAGGTGAATTTGTTGGCGGCTGCGATATCGTTCGTGAAATGTTTGCCTCGGGCGAACTCGGCCAGCATATGCGCGACAAGGGTGTTGCCGCTGCTGCCTGA
- the rarD gene encoding EamA family transporter RarD, with the protein MSRSNKPALIGAGPLAGLCAFVTWGIAGAYFHAVGFADAMEILSHRVLWSALLTLILIFALGRKKALMDLLRSARTMGLLFITSLLIAGNWLIYIWSVNHGHALEASLGYYIMPLIMLILGRIFLNEQLNRTQIISVVIVTAGVLNLLVFFGTLPWIALSLAFLFGFYGLLRKLIPADPIAGLFVECLTLLPLALIYLGWLDSKGEMAFLHTGTGHDALLIGLGAMTTFPLVMFAFAARNMKFGALGLMQYVNPTMQLFVAVLLFGEPFTQAHLITYIFVWCGLALFTWDNLRTARLSRANS; encoded by the coding sequence ATGTCGCGTTCAAACAAACCTGCCCTGATCGGGGCTGGTCCACTGGCCGGATTGTGTGCTTTCGTCACCTGGGGGATCGCCGGGGCCTATTTCCACGCGGTCGGCTTTGCCGATGCCATGGAAATCCTAAGCCACCGGGTGCTGTGGTCAGCTCTTTTGACGCTGATCCTGATTTTTGCGCTGGGTCGCAAAAAGGCATTGATGGACCTTTTGCGCTCTGCGCGGACCATGGGTCTTTTGTTTATCACAAGCCTGCTGATCGCCGGCAACTGGCTGATCTATATCTGGTCGGTCAATCATGGTCATGCGCTTGAAGCCAGCCTTGGCTATTACATCATGCCGCTGATCATGCTGATCTTGGGCCGCATCTTTTTAAACGAGCAGCTTAACCGCACCCAGATCATATCGGTTGTTATTGTGACTGCCGGGGTTTTGAACCTGCTGGTATTTTTTGGCACCCTGCCCTGGATCGCCCTTAGCCTGGCGTTTCTGTTCGGGTTTTATGGCCTGTTGCGCAAACTGATCCCGGCAGACCCGATTGCCGGCCTGTTTGTGGAATGCCTGACATTGCTGCCCCTTGCCCTGATTTATCTGGGCTGGCTGGACAGCAAAGGCGAGATGGCGTTCCTCCATACCGGCACTGGCCATGATGCCCTTCTGATCGGCCTTGGCGCGATGACGACCTTCCCGCTGGTGATGTTTGCCTTTGCCGCGCGCAACATGAAATTTGGCGCACTGGGCCTGATGCAATATGTGAATCCGACCATGCAGCTTTTCGTCGCGGTGCTGCTGTTTGGCGAGCCCTTTACGCAAGCCCACCTGATCACTTATATTTTTGTCTGGTGCGGACTGGCGCTTTTTACATGGGATAACCTGCGTACCGCCCGGTTATCGCGCGCCAACAGTTGA
- a CDS encoding BolA family protein, with protein sequence MAMAAHEIETMIKEALPDAQVRIEDLRGDGDHYAAMVVSEAFRGKTRVIQHQMVYAALKGKMGDELHALALQTSVPE encoded by the coding sequence ATGGCGATGGCAGCACACGAAATTGAAACCATGATCAAGGAAGCCCTTCCCGATGCGCAGGTGCGAATCGAGGATTTGCGCGGCGACGGTGATCATTATGCTGCAATGGTTGTGTCCGAAGCATTTCGCGGCAAAACCCGCGTGATCCAGCACCAGATGGTCTATGCCGCACTGAAAGGCAAAATGGGCGACGAACTGCACGCCCTTGCCCTGCAGACATCTGTTCCCGAATAA
- a CDS encoding glyoxalase superfamily protein, which produces MMRMNNPIDQNADAPANGAPKNFTSDSADALKAQAKRLRAALASRDVSVSHAGSLELMAQCYGFRDWNTALAMTRRNAASISVADLGIGKRFAGSYLGHAVTGKILGLTGTPVGGVYRIEVHLDHPVDVVASKHFSGYRQRIASRINKDCEPVLASGQRGPGLSVDLLL; this is translated from the coding sequence ATGATGCGTATGAATAACCCGATTGATCAAAATGCCGATGCCCCGGCCAATGGCGCACCCAAAAACTTTACCAGCGATAGCGCCGATGCCCTGAAGGCACAGGCCAAACGTCTGCGCGCAGCCCTTGCCAGCCGTGATGTCAGCGTTTCCCACGCTGGCAGCCTGGAACTGATGGCGCAATGCTATGGTTTTCGGGACTGGAACACCGCCCTTGCAATGACCCGTCGCAATGCAGCAAGCATTAGTGTTGCTGATTTGGGCATCGGAAAACGGTTTGCCGGGTCCTATCTTGGCCATGCCGTGACCGGAAAAATTCTGGGCCTGACAGGCACGCCGGTTGGCGGTGTTTACCGCATCGAGGTGCATTTGGATCACCCGGTGGATGTGGTGGCATCAAAGCATTTCAGCGGCTATCGCCAGCGGATCGCCTCGCGGATCAACAAGGATTGTGAACCGGTTCTGGCATCGGGCCAGCGTGGGCCGGGCCTTTCGGTTGATCTGCTGTTATAG
- a CDS encoding GIY-YIG nuclease family protein, which translates to MTLLLADISDHTLRLLPRAAGAYILAIAARQPVILTQRQFAHQCLVPGMYFYCGSARGPGGIAARVKRHCATSKKPHWHVDALTTLPTGQVAACLAIEGGDECRLRAHLCDDFGLIAPIAGFGSSDCQDCPAHLLAVAGGEGAALAMLKALQASLDQTLSGRQGLPV; encoded by the coding sequence TTGACGCTGTTGTTGGCTGATATTTCCGACCATACCCTCCGGCTGCTGCCCAGGGCAGCCGGGGCCTATATTCTGGCAATTGCCGCGCGCCAGCCAGTTATCCTGACCCAACGGCAATTTGCCCATCAATGCCTGGTGCCGGGCATGTATTTTTATTGCGGCAGTGCGCGGGGGCCAGGCGGCATTGCCGCGCGGGTTAAACGCCATTGTGCCACCAGCAAAAAGCCCCACTGGCATGTCGATGCCTTAACCACCCTTCCCACCGGCCAGGTTGCCGCCTGCCTTGCCATCGAAGGCGGGGATGAATGCCGTTTACGCGCCCATCTATGCGATGATTTTGGGTTAATCGCCCCCATTGCCGGCTTTGGCAGCTCGGACTGCCAGGATTGCCCGGCGCATTTGCTGGCGGTTGCTGGGGGCGAAGGCGCAGCATTGGCTATGTTAAAGGCATTGCAGGCGAGTTTGGATCAAACCCTGTCTGGTCGTCAGGGGCTGCCGGTTTGA
- a CDS encoding LysR family transcriptional regulator, with product MLYLTLRQIEYVVAVAHAGSLAQAAQNLHVSQPALSVALNLVEEKLGQKLFIRRKGSPITLTAFAQNYISEAEKLLAQAQRLEDPAALARIINGTLTLGCFDDLAPTCLAPVLQSLRAHLPDVALRWRIQDFESLARDMREGQIDLAITYDLGLDSSFDKTALRAVSPHAFIAPQNPLATLPRLHLADLATHPLILFEEGLSIRHMLNLFRMQGHNPKVIHRVRALEVMRSLAAADDGVGIAYTRPPGDVSYDGNPVLAREICDSSAIESIILARSNHLPPSNVISTAANLICQHFIKPAAPDDQTGFDPNSPAMPLT from the coding sequence ATGTTATATTTAACCCTGCGTCAGATCGAATATGTGGTCGCTGTTGCCCATGCCGGAAGCCTGGCACAGGCCGCACAAAACCTGCATGTGTCGCAACCGGCCCTGTCGGTAGCCCTAAATCTGGTCGAGGAAAAACTGGGCCAGAAACTGTTTATCCGCCGCAAGGGCAGCCCCATCACCCTAACGGCCTTCGCCCAAAACTATATCAGCGAGGCCGAAAAGCTGCTGGCACAGGCACAACGCCTCGAAGACCCCGCCGCCCTTGCCCGCATCATCAATGGCACGCTGACACTTGGCTGCTTTGATGATCTGGCACCAACCTGCCTTGCCCCTGTGCTGCAATCCTTGCGCGCCCATCTGCCCGATGTTGCCCTGCGCTGGCGCATCCAGGATTTTGAAAGCCTGGCCCGCGATATGCGCGAAGGCCAGATTGATCTGGCCATTACCTATGATCTTGGCCTTGATTCCAGCTTTGATAAAACCGCCCTCAGGGCGGTGTCACCCCATGCTTTCATCGCCCCGCAAAACCCGCTGGCAACATTACCCCGCCTTCATCTGGCGGACCTTGCCACACACCCCCTGATCCTGTTTGAAGAAGGCCTTTCCATTCGCCACATGTTAAACCTGTTTCGCATGCAGGGGCATAATCCGAAGGTCATTCACCGGGTCCGCGCGCTGGAGGTCATGCGCAGCCTTGCCGCCGCCGATGACGGGGTTGGCATCGCCTATACCAGGCCACCGGGCGATGTTTCCTATGATGGCAACCCGGTACTTGCCCGCGAAATTTGCGATAGCAGCGCGATAGAATCCATCATTCTGGCCCGCAGCAACCACCTGCCGCCCTCAAACGTGATCAGCACAGCCGCAAACCTGATCTGCCAGCACTTCATCAAACCGGCAGCCCCTGACGACCAGACAGGGTTTGATCCAAACTCGCCTGCAATGCCTTTAACATAG
- a CDS encoding phytanoyl-CoA dioxygenase family protein — MVHPLLTPADIETYQRDGVVLVRGLFADYLPQLADGIEANMRDPGPYGAENLKAGEAGRFFDDYCNWQRIDEFEQVIRHSPVAAVAADLMGAQQVQLFHDHVLVKEPGTSKPTPWHQDSPYYFVEGEQTISFWSPLDPVREATLRCVAGSHKWPRAVLPTRWLSEESFYPDEDTYMPVPDPDAEGMDIREWHMEPGDAVAFDFRILHGARGNLTQNRRRAFSLRLVGDDARYVERPGRTSPPFPGHDMQAGQKLREDWFPVVFER, encoded by the coding sequence ATGGTCCATCCCCTTTTGACCCCTGCCGATATTGAAACCTACCAGCGCGACGGTGTTGTGCTGGTGCGTGGCCTGTTTGCAGATTATTTGCCGCAACTGGCTGATGGCATTGAAGCCAATATGCGCGATCCCGGCCCCTATGGGGCAGAAAACCTGAAGGCGGGCGAAGCGGGCCGGTTTTTTGATGATTACTGCAACTGGCAGCGTATTGATGAATTTGAACAGGTTATTCGCCATTCCCCGGTGGCAGCGGTGGCGGCAGACCTGATGGGCGCGCAGCAGGTGCAGCTTTTCCATGACCATGTTCTGGTCAAGGAACCGGGTACATCCAAACCCACACCCTGGCATCAGGATAGCCCCTATTATTTTGTCGAGGGGGAACAGACCATCAGTTTCTGGTCACCGCTGGACCCGGTGCGCGAGGCGACATTGCGCTGTGTGGCCGGGTCGCACAAATGGCCGCGCGCGGTGTTGCCGACACGCTGGTTATCGGAAGAAAGTTTTTACCCCGATGAAGACACCTATATGCCCGTGCCAGACCCGGATGCCGAGGGCATGGATATTCGCGAGTGGCATATGGAGCCGGGGGATGCCGTGGCGTTTGATTTTCGCATTCTGCATGGGGCGCGCGGCAATCTGACACAAAACCGCCGCCGCGCCTTTTCACTGCGACTGGTGGGGGATGATGCCCGCTATGTTGAACGGCCGGGCCGCACATCCCCCCCGTTTCCGGGCCATGACATGCAGGCAGGGCAAAAATTGCGCGAAGACTGGTTTCCGGTGGTTTTTGAACGTTAA
- the moaA gene encoding GTP 3',8-cyclase MoaA: MHKPLIDKYGRHVSYLRVSVTDRCDFRCTYCMAENMTFLPKSQVLTLEELDQLCSAFIARGVRKLRLTGGEPLVRRGIMDLIRDLSRHLKSGALEELTLTTNGSQLATYADDLARAGVKRLNISLDTLDHQKFAEITRRGRLEQVLTGLQAAKEAGIGIKINAVALRGQNEDEFSRMLAWCGQEGFDLCLIETMPLGDIDGDRTDHYLPLTVVRERLEKDWTLIPSNHVTPGPARYVSVAETGGRLGFITPLTHNFCEGCNRVRITCTGTLYMCLGQEDHIDLREILRENDPAALDAALDRAMLLKPKGHDFIIDRKGQKPAVSRHMSMTGG; this comes from the coding sequence GTGCACAAACCGCTGATCGACAAATATGGCCGCCATGTCTCCTATTTACGGGTATCCGTAACGGACCGGTGTGATTTCCGCTGCACCTATTGCATGGCCGAAAACATGACTTTTCTGCCAAAGTCGCAGGTCCTGACGCTTGAGGAACTCGATCAGCTTTGCAGCGCCTTTATTGCGCGCGGCGTGCGCAAACTGCGCCTGACAGGCGGGGAACCGCTGGTGCGCCGTGGTATTATGGATCTGATCCGCGATCTTTCCCGCCATCTTAAATCCGGTGCTCTTGAAGAACTGACCCTGACGACAAATGGCAGCCAGCTTGCCACCTATGCCGATGATCTGGCACGCGCGGGGGTCAAACGCCTCAATATCTCGCTCGATACGCTGGACCATCAGAAATTTGCCGAAATCACCCGTCGCGGCCGCCTGGAACAGGTGCTGACCGGTCTTCAGGCCGCAAAGGAAGCCGGCATTGGCATTAAAATCAATGCTGTTGCCCTGCGCGGACAGAATGAAGACGAATTTTCGCGCATGCTGGCGTGGTGCGGGCAGGAAGGTTTTGATCTTTGCCTGATCGAAACCATGCCGCTGGGCGATATTGATGGGGATCGCACCGATCATTACCTGCCGCTGACCGTGGTGCGTGAACGCCTTGAAAAAGACTGGACGCTGATCCCCAGCAACCATGTCACGCCGGGCCCGGCACGTTATGTTTCCGTGGCGGAAACCGGCGGGCGCCTGGGCTTTATCACGCCGCTAACCCATAATTTCTGCGAAGGCTGCAACCGCGTGCGCATTACCTGCACCGGCACGCTTTATATGTGCCTGGGTCAGGAAGACCATATCGACCTGCGCGAAATCCTTCGCGAAAATGACCCGGCCGCACTTGATGCTGCGCTTGATCGTGCCATGCTGCTTAAACCCAAGGGCCATGATTTCATTATCGACCGCAAGGGCCAGAAACCCGCTGTTTCCCGGCATATGAGCATGACGGGCGGTTAA
- a CDS encoding DUF3553 domain-containing protein, with protein sequence MDFLLTPGTIVRHPNQPDWGLGRIQAVNGDSLAVNFEEVGRQIIRTRHVVLEIVEPAMGYE encoded by the coding sequence ATGGATTTTCTACTGACACCCGGCACCATTGTTCGCCATCCCAACCAGCCCGACTGGGGTTTGGGCCGCATCCAGGCCGTGAATGGCGACAGCCTTGCCGTCAATTTCGAGGAAGTTGGCCGCCAGATCATTCGCACCCGGCATGTCGTTTTGGAAATTGTCGAACCGGCAATGGGTTACGAATAA